CCTGCCAACCAATGGTTATGCCAAAGCATACAGCGGGGTAAGTGTTGACAGCTTTGTAAAAAAGATCACCTTTCAACAACTTACGCAGGAAGGTTTACAAAACATCAGCAAAACAGTGATTGCTATGGCCGAAGCAGAGGGATTACAAGCACACGCCAATGCAGTTAAAGTTCGATTATAATACCCCCCAGTCCGCCAACTGGCGGAGAGCCAGTTACAGGTTACAGGTTTCATGGCCGCGAACCGTTTGCCGTTTCACGTTTGCCGTTTGCCGATTCACGATAAAATAAACAAAATGACCTTCGATCTAAATAATTTATTAAGAGAAAATATAAAAAAGCTCGTTCCCTATTCTTCTGCCCGCGATGAATTTAAAGGCGAGGCCAGTACCTTTCTGGATGCTAATGAAAACAGTTTCGGATCGCCGCTTACCAGGTGGTATAACCGGTATCCCGATCCGATGCAGCTAAAAGTAAAAGAAAAATTATCCTCCATTAAGGGCGTTCCCATCGAGAACATTTTCCTGGGCAATGGCAGCGACGAATGTATCGATGTGCTGATGCGCGCCTTTTGCGAACCCGGAGTGGATAATATTCTTATTTGTCCGCCCACCTATGGGATGTACCAGGTAAGCGCGAACATCAACGATGTAAACATAAAGAAGGTACCGCTTACCCCTGCTTTTCAGTTAAACCTGCCGGCTATTGAAGAAGCCATTGACAACAATACCAAGATCATCTTTTTGTGCTCACCCAATAACCCAACCGGTAATTCACTGGACCGCGATGATATAGAAGTAATTTTAAATAACTACTCCGGCATTGTGGTGATAGATGAAGCTTATATTAACTTTTCCCGGTTCCGCTCCTTTACCCAGGAACTGACCGACTATCCCAACCTGGTGATCCTGCAAACCCTGTCAAAAGCCTGGGGACTGGCCGCCCTGCGTGTGGGTATGGCATTTGCATCAGCGGAGATCATTCATGTAATGAATAAGATCAAACCGCCTTATAATATCAACCAGGCTTCGCAGGAACTTGCGCTGCAGGCGCTGGAAGAAGTGGGTCAGGTGAATGACATGATCCGGGAAATTGTTGCCCAGCGCGATATCCTGGCCAAAGACCTGTTAACGATCCCTTCGGTTCAAAAGATCTATCCCTCCGATGCCAACTTTTTGCTGGTTCAGGTAACAAATCCTAAGGCCATATACAACTATTTGCTGGAAAAAGGCATCGTAGTACGCGACCGCAGCAGTGTAGAGCTGTGCGCGGGTTGTTTACGCATTACGGTGGGCACGCCTGCGGAAAACGTTTCCGTAGTTAATGCCATGAAAAACTGGACCCCGGCCTGATAATAGGTTGCTAAATCAGTAATTTTAGAACCCGCTTTACAAAAAGCGCTTTAAATATTCCATTATGAAAAAAGTCTTGATCCTGGCATGTTCAGTAATGTTTGCAGCTGCTGCATTTGCCAATGATACTACCAGGGTGAAATCACCATCCACCGGCATTGTTAAAAGAGACGAAGCGCCCATAACCTTACCGCAGGGTTTTAAATCGGTAGTTGTTGCCGCTGATTTAGGA
The Niastella koreensis GR20-10 genome window above contains:
- the hisC gene encoding histidinol-phosphate transaminase — its product is MTFDLNNLLRENIKKLVPYSSARDEFKGEASTFLDANENSFGSPLTRWYNRYPDPMQLKVKEKLSSIKGVPIENIFLGNGSDECIDVLMRAFCEPGVDNILICPPTYGMYQVSANINDVNIKKVPLTPAFQLNLPAIEEAIDNNTKIIFLCSPNNPTGNSLDRDDIEVILNNYSGIVVIDEAYINFSRFRSFTQELTDYPNLVILQTLSKAWGLAALRVGMAFASAEIIHVMNKIKPPYNINQASQELALQALEEVGQVNDMIREIVAQRDILAKDLLTIPSVQKIYPSDANFLLVQVTNPKAIYNYLLEKGIVVRDRSSVELCAGCLRITVGTPAENVSVVNAMKNWTPA